From the genome of Psychrilyobacter atlanticus DSM 19335, one region includes:
- a CDS encoding NAD(P)-dependent oxidoreductase produces MNLMCYGVREVEVPYFNELNKYSYNTTLVEDLLNSENLDMVKGHNSVMLRGNCHATRDVIKTMADYGVKYLLTRTVGFNHIDIDAAKEYGMKVARVPGYSPNAISELALTLTMTLLRSTTYTVNKTVKKDFTADPTMFSPEIRNCTVGIIGTGKIGLTTARLFKGLGADVIAYDVFENESARDIVRYVSMEELQKQSDVISIHCPYFKDSNHHMVNDKFIGNMKDNSILINTARGELQDIEAVIRGLESGKLKGFGTDVLEGEHNIFFKNLEGKPLDANVEKLINLFPRVMITPHIGSYTDEALTNMVEISYDNLNDILTQGYSINEL; encoded by the coding sequence ATAAATCTAATGTGTTACGGAGTAAGAGAGGTAGAAGTACCTTATTTCAACGAATTAAATAAATACAGCTACAACACTACATTGGTAGAGGACCTTTTAAATAGTGAAAATTTAGATATGGTTAAAGGACATAACTCTGTCATGCTGAGAGGAAACTGCCATGCAACCAGAGATGTTATAAAAACTATGGCTGACTATGGAGTGAAATATCTTCTTACAAGAACTGTAGGATTTAATCATATCGATATCGATGCAGCTAAAGAATACGGGATGAAGGTAGCTAGAGTTCCTGGTTATTCACCCAATGCAATAAGTGAGTTAGCTCTGACCCTTACAATGACCCTTTTAAGAAGTACTACCTACACAGTTAATAAAACTGTAAAAAAAGATTTTACTGCTGACCCTACAATGTTCAGTCCAGAGATAAGAAATTGTACAGTTGGAATAATCGGTACAGGAAAAATCGGACTGACTACAGCCAGACTTTTTAAGGGATTAGGTGCAGATGTTATAGCATACGATGTCTTTGAAAATGAAAGCGCCAGGGATATAGTAAGATATGTCTCTATGGAAGAACTGCAAAAACAATCAGATGTTATTTCTATCCACTGTCCTTATTTTAAAGACAGCAACCATCATATGGTAAATGATAAATTTATCGGCAATATGAAAGATAACAGCATTCTGATAAATACTGCAAGGGGAGAACTACAGGATATAGAAGCAGTTATCAGAGGATTAGAATCCGGTAAACTAAAGGGATTCGGTACCGATGTTTTAGAGGGAGAGCACAATATCTTCTTTAAAAATTTAGAAGGGAAACCTTTAGATGCAAATGTGGAAAAATTAATAAATTTATTCCCCAGAGTAATGATCACACCACATATTGGTTCATATACAGATGAAGCACTGACAAATATGGTAGAGATCTCATACGACAACTTAAATGACATCCTCACTCAGGGATACTCAATTAATGAATTATAA
- a CDS encoding AEC family transporter — MSLGIILQSIFSNNNIVGAIASSILIILFGFYLRKKDIFSSELSKMLSNVILSASLPALAFKAFMQDINKDSLREGINLLIWGFAIYIILILVTKVIYLRYKGDKKDVFRVLTIFGSTTFFGIPIIGAVYGATGVMYASIFNIAYRVFLYSYGFIKMSGVKMDKNNLKSMILNPIVVATFAGMFIWIFQSSLPQVLIGEKSYAFLRIDKTAFWLFKPMTFLARICSPLAWLAIGSKLADISLKDAFLSTESWLYSVVKVILVPVINIVALYILKVTGILPLSFTAVATVVIMMATPTATVAAAFAIKFDKESLLTSNCSLLSTVLSVVCMPIIIIILEIIKNLNIFA; from the coding sequence ATGAGCTTAGGAATTATTTTACAAAGTATATTTAGTAACAACAATATTGTCGGTGCCATAGCATCCTCTATATTAATTATCTTATTCGGTTTTTATTTGAGAAAAAAGGATATTTTTTCAAGTGAACTCTCTAAGATGTTAAGTAATGTTATCTTATCGGCGTCTTTACCTGCATTGGCATTTAAAGCATTTATGCAAGATATCAACAAAGATAGTCTGAGAGAGGGAATAAATCTTTTAATTTGGGGATTTGCCATATATATCATCCTTATCTTGGTAACTAAGGTTATCTACCTAAGATATAAAGGAGATAAAAAAGATGTTTTCAGAGTTTTAACTATCTTCGGGTCTACAACATTCTTTGGAATTCCTATTATAGGAGCAGTTTACGGAGCAACAGGGGTAATGTATGCTTCTATATTTAATATCGCCTACAGAGTATTCTTATATTCTTATGGATTCATTAAGATGTCTGGTGTAAAGATGGATAAAAATAATCTTAAAAGTATGATATTAAATCCAATCGTCGTAGCAACATTTGCCGGAATGTTTATCTGGATCTTCCAATCATCGCTGCCGCAAGTTTTAATTGGTGAAAAAAGTTATGCATTTCTTAGGATAGATAAAACAGCATTTTGGTTATTTAAACCAATGACATTCTTAGCAAGAATCTGTTCTCCACTGGCCTGGTTAGCTATCGGATCAAAGTTAGCAGATATCTCATTAAAAGATGCATTTCTATCTACTGAATCTTGGTTATATAGTGTTGTAAAAGTCATCTTAGTACCTGTTATAAATATTGTTGCTCTATATATTTTGAAAGTAACTGGGATATTACCCCTTTCATTTACAGCAGTAGCTACTGTAGTTATAATGATGGCTACTCCTACAGCAACAGTTGCAGCAGCCTTTGCCATAAAATTTGACAAAGAGTCACTGCTGACATCTAACTGCTCATTGCTGTCAACAGTACTGAGTGTTGTGTGCATGCCAATTATCATCATTATTTTAGAAATTATCAAAAATTTAAATATATTTGCATAG
- the brnQ gene encoding branched-chain amino acid transport system II carrier protein — MKNKNDVLVFGLAIFAMFFGAGNLIFPPEIGLMTGKEWLAASAGFFLTGICLPVCGLLAFSRVTDINKFGNKVSNKFNTGYFTLLILSIGPMLGVPRTAATAYEMGIAPNFGDINPLLVSSIYFTVVYILVMKPSKLMNNIGKYLTPIILTILAVIILKGSFMGFGVPGNKIIDQNSFSYGFFGGYQTMDAITSVILGAIIIKGLKANGYVRETEQRTMIVKSGLLAGLGMALVYGGLLYLGAMANGNGLSLSRSELIMYFAQTTMGSLGIAALGMCVTAACLTTSIALVAIVADFFSERTKLSYRTITTITCVISAVLAATGLGFIIDIAVPILTILYPVTIILIALNILKIDNPNIFKGSIYTGLSFSILEVISKAGISDNLTGAFNLLPFSSEGFAWLLPTLLISIFTGTLLKGHTKIAVE, encoded by the coding sequence ATGAAAAATAAAAATGATGTATTAGTATTTGGATTAGCAATATTTGCTATGTTTTTTGGAGCGGGGAATCTTATCTTTCCTCCAGAGATTGGTTTAATGACTGGAAAAGAGTGGTTAGCAGCTTCAGCGGGATTTTTTCTTACTGGAATATGCCTTCCTGTCTGCGGTCTACTTGCATTTAGCAGGGTTACAGATATAAATAAGTTTGGTAACAAAGTTTCTAATAAATTTAACACCGGTTATTTCACACTATTGATTCTTTCTATAGGACCGATGCTTGGAGTACCTAGAACAGCTGCTACAGCCTATGAAATGGGAATAGCTCCTAATTTTGGAGATATAAACCCACTATTAGTCTCATCTATATATTTTACTGTTGTATATATTTTAGTCATGAAGCCTTCAAAATTAATGAACAATATAGGTAAATACTTGACTCCTATAATATTGACAATCCTTGCAGTTATAATCCTTAAGGGATCTTTCATGGGGTTTGGAGTTCCGGGAAATAAAATTATAGATCAGAACTCATTTTCTTATGGATTCTTTGGTGGATATCAGACTATGGATGCTATAACTTCTGTAATATTAGGAGCAATAATAATAAAAGGTCTAAAAGCTAATGGGTACGTCAGAGAAACAGAGCAGAGAACTATGATAGTAAAATCAGGTCTTTTAGCAGGTTTAGGAATGGCTCTTGTTTATGGGGGACTATTATATCTTGGAGCTATGGCTAACGGCAACGGTCTGTCTCTTAGTAGATCTGAATTAATTATGTATTTTGCACAAACAACTATGGGTTCTTTAGGTATAGCGGCTTTAGGGATGTGTGTAACTGCGGCTTGCCTGACAACTTCGATAGCGCTGGTTGCTATAGTAGCTGATTTTTTCTCAGAGAGAACAAAATTATCATACAGGACGATCACAACAATAACTTGTGTAATATCAGCAGTATTGGCTGCTACAGGATTAGGATTTATAATAGATATAGCAGTCCCTATACTGACAATACTTTATCCAGTTACTATAATACTTATAGCCTTAAATATATTAAAAATAGACAACCCGAATATATTCAAAGGAAGTATATATACTGGATTATCATTTAGTATCCTTGAAGTTATATCTAAAGCAGGAATATCAGACAACCTTACTGGAGCTTTTAATCTTCTTCCATTTTCTTCTGAAGGATTCGCATGGTTATTGCCCACACTTCTTATTTCCATATTTACCGGGACTCTATTAAAGGGCCATACAAAGATTGCAGTTGAATAG
- the glsA gene encoding glutaminase A, with the protein MIDSDVLYDLILANKEKCKNGKVADYIPGLKNADKENFGVCLIDNNKTVFWAGDYEQKFTIQSISKPLILMLAILDNGEDYIFSKIGMEPTGDAFNSIKKLETSLSKPFNPMINAGAIAVSSMIKGNSSEDKFNRVLKFIKKISENPNLDHDEDIYMGEKTTGNRNRAMAYFMKNDGIIEGDVEEALDVYFKQCSIRVSAYDLAKIGLFLANNGVISSGERVISIHTAKLIKSLMVTCGMYDGSGEFAVRVGIPAKSGVGGGILSLVPGKMGIGVYGPALDSKGNSIGGYALLESISKILSCSIF; encoded by the coding sequence ATGATAGATTCAGATGTTCTTTATGATTTAATTTTGGCAAATAAAGAAAAATGTAAAAATGGTAAGGTAGCTGATTATATTCCAGGTTTAAAAAATGCAGATAAGGAAAACTTTGGGGTTTGTCTTATTGATAACAATAAGACAGTTTTCTGGGCTGGGGATTATGAGCAAAAATTTACTATCCAAAGTATATCCAAACCTTTGATTTTAATGTTAGCAATATTGGATAATGGAGAAGATTATATATTTTCAAAGATAGGAATGGAGCCTACAGGAGATGCTTTTAATTCTATAAAAAAATTAGAAACATCTTTAAGTAAGCCTTTTAATCCTATGATAAATGCTGGAGCAATAGCAGTATCCTCTATGATAAAAGGGAACTCTTCAGAGGATAAATTTAACAGAGTTTTAAAATTTATAAAGAAAATTTCAGAAAATCCTAATTTAGATCATGATGAGGATATCTATATGGGAGAAAAAACAACTGGAAATAGAAATAGAGCTATGGCTTATTTCATGAAAAATGATGGGATCATTGAGGGAGATGTAGAAGAAGCTTTAGATGTTTATTTTAAACAATGTTCCATAAGAGTATCTGCATATGATTTGGCAAAAATAGGGCTTTTTCTTGCAAATAATGGGGTAATTAGTTCAGGAGAAAGGGTTATTTCTATACATACTGCTAAATTAATAAAAAGCTTGATGGTTACATGCGGCATGTATGATGGTTCAGGAGAGTTTGCAGTAAGAGTCGGAATACCTGCTAAATCAGGAGTAGGTGGAGGAATACTTTCATTAGTTCCAGGAAAGATGGGAATAGGAGTTTATGGCCCTGCTTTAGATTCAAAAGGTAACTCCATAGGAGGTTATGCTCTTTTAGAGAGTATATCTAAAATTCTCTCTTGCAGCATTTTTTAA
- a CDS encoding alanine/glycine:cation symporter family protein, with protein sequence MFNLINNIINTGNTILWSYVLIAVLIGVGVFFTVKTNFVQFRFIGEMFKVLGGSGSKKEGGVSAFQAFCISVASHVGTGNLAGVAIAVSVGGPGAVFWMWVIALLGASSSFIENTLAQAFKIKDKNGYRGGPAYYMEKALGQKKMGMIFSVLITISFGLVFNSVQANTVSFAFEEAFGISRIFVGVGLSAVTAMVIFGGVNRIARVSEILVPVMATAYVLVAFFVIGKNITLVPQVFAMIFEGAFGMKAAAGGGIGAAMMMGIKRGLFSNEAGMGSAPNAAATSEVSHPVKQGLLQTLGVFVDTILICSCTALVVLISGANQTEGLTGIQLTQTALSSQVGSWANLFIAVCIMLFAFSSIIGNYYYGESNIEFLKANKNWLQVFRIAVLGMVFFGTQTAVSVVWNMADLFMGLMALMNLYAIVRLGHLAIAILADYKKQKSQGKDPVFISSNIEGLEKAEVWTEKHAEQFTEKQVKTVNV encoded by the coding sequence ATGTTTAATTTAATCAATAATATTATCAATACAGGAAACACAATTTTATGGTCTTATGTACTTATCGCGGTTTTAATAGGAGTAGGGGTATTTTTTACTGTAAAAACAAACTTTGTTCAATTTCGTTTTATAGGAGAGATGTTTAAAGTTTTAGGAGGAAGTGGTTCAAAAAAAGAAGGGGGAGTATCTGCATTTCAGGCATTTTGTATAAGTGTGGCTTCCCATGTTGGGACAGGAAATCTTGCAGGAGTTGCAATAGCAGTATCTGTAGGAGGTCCAGGAGCAGTATTTTGGATGTGGGTTATTGCTCTTTTAGGAGCATCTTCAAGTTTTATTGAAAATACTTTGGCCCAGGCATTTAAAATAAAAGATAAAAATGGTTATCGTGGGGGACCTGCCTACTATATGGAAAAAGCTTTGGGGCAGAAAAAAATGGGAATGATTTTCTCTGTACTTATAACAATATCATTTGGACTTGTTTTCAACTCAGTTCAAGCAAACACTGTTTCATTTGCCTTTGAGGAAGCTTTTGGTATAAGTAGAATCTTTGTGGGAGTAGGACTTAGTGCTGTTACTGCCATGGTTATATTTGGAGGAGTTAATAGAATTGCAAGAGTTTCTGAGATTTTAGTACCTGTTATGGCTACAGCATATGTTTTAGTTGCGTTCTTTGTAATTGGAAAGAATATTACTCTTGTCCCTCAAGTTTTTGCTATGATCTTTGAAGGAGCTTTTGGGATGAAAGCTGCAGCAGGTGGAGGTATTGGAGCTGCCATGATGATGGGTATAAAAAGAGGACTCTTCTCCAATGAGGCTGGAATGGGATCTGCTCCAAATGCAGCTGCTACTTCTGAAGTAAGTCATCCTGTAAAACAAGGTCTTCTTCAGACTTTAGGAGTCTTCGTAGATACTATATTAATATGTAGTTGTACTGCACTTGTAGTTCTTATTTCAGGAGCTAACCAGACTGAAGGACTTACTGGAATTCAACTTACTCAGACAGCTCTTTCTTCACAAGTGGGTTCTTGGGCTAATCTATTTATCGCTGTATGTATCATGTTATTTGCATTCAGCTCGATCATAGGTAATTATTATTATGGTGAATCTAATATAGAATTCCTTAAAGCGAATAAAAATTGGCTTCAAGTATTTAGAATAGCTGTATTAGGAATGGTTTTCTTTGGAACTCAAACAGCAGTATCAGTAGTATGGAATATGGCCGATCTATTCATGGGTCTTATGGCTCTTATGAACCTATATGCTATAGTTAGATTAGGTCATCTAGCAATTGCTATCCTAGCAGATTATAAAAAACAAAAATCTCAAGGGAAAGATCCAGTATTTATATCTTCTAATATAGAAGGACTTGAAAAAGCGGAAGTTTGGACAGAAAAACATGCAGAACAATTTACAGAAAAGCAAGTTAAAACTGTAAATGTTTAA
- a CDS encoding ATP-binding protein has protein sequence MGLFLGIFFIDIFILNWGFFNYTLEKSWFLALPAIFYYYTFLMGCLIIDIKKYNHGKMMIILLIMDFICNLLELLAKNSHHLPLINYMIIAIIIRGIIVYTIFLAYKKKEMLILQEEHNEKYIKLNLMASDLEAESFYLKKISTNVETLMKKAYTSYKTVSEIEEAKRYFLDLSREIHELKKDYTRVVIGLDNLFNKFEHDEIISLTKIGDIIKNNTKRYLVEKNLDIVFKVKFKDNFKIRYYHKIFIIINNLIINAIEAMAEETTYLISNSKIEVMEYSDTDYIYIIVSDNGPGIPNGFFEIIYNPGFTTKFDKKTGISSTGMGLSHVKNIVDEMEGDMDIISSHEDGTKFKIKLPIKNFRGDTI, from the coding sequence ATGGGATTATTTTTAGGCATATTTTTTATCGATATTTTTATATTAAATTGGGGATTCTTTAATTATACCCTAGAAAAATCTTGGTTTTTGGCTCTGCCGGCAATATTTTATTATTATACTTTTTTAATGGGCTGTTTAATAATTGATATAAAAAAATATAATCATGGGAAAATGATGATTATACTTTTAATTATGGATTTTATCTGTAATCTTTTAGAACTTCTAGCTAAAAATAGCCATCATCTGCCTCTTATTAATTATATGATAATAGCAATAATTATAAGGGGGATTATAGTGTATACCATTTTTCTTGCATACAAAAAAAAAGAAATGTTGATACTTCAAGAGGAACACAATGAAAAGTATATAAAGTTAAATCTAATGGCTTCAGATCTTGAAGCAGAATCTTTTTATCTAAAAAAGATATCTACTAATGTGGAAACCCTTATGAAAAAGGCATATACTTCTTACAAGACAGTGTCAGAGATAGAGGAAGCAAAAAGATACTTTCTAGATTTATCTAGAGAAATACACGAGTTAAAAAAGGATTATACAAGGGTAGTGATAGGTTTGGATAATCTTTTTAATAAATTTGAGCATGATGAAATTATATCCCTGACAAAGATTGGAGATATAATAAAAAATAATACTAAACGCTATCTCGTAGAAAAAAATCTAGATATTGTTTTTAAGGTTAAATTTAAAGATAATTTTAAAATCAGATATTATCATAAAATTTTTATAATAATAAATAATCTAATTATTAATGCCATAGAAGCTATGGCCGAGGAGACTACCTATCTAATTTCTAATTCAAAAATTGAAGTTATGGAATATAGCGATACTGATTATATCTATATCATTGTCTCAGATAATGGACCTGGAATACCCAATGGATTTTTTGAAATTATTTATAATCCAGGATTTACAACAAAATTTGATAAAAAAACTGGGATTTCTTCTACGGGAATGGGACTTTCCCATGTAAAAAATATAGTAGATGAAATGGAGGGAGATATGGATATAATATCTTCCCATGAAGATGGAACAAAATTTAAAATAAAACTTCCTATCAAAAATTTTAGAGGTGATACAATATGA
- a CDS encoding DNA-binding domain-containing protein, protein MKNKIIIIDDDISIRMMLRFIIEKNSLGEVIEELSSGDNASELIKIYNPDIVLIDFLLPEKDGVKIIKECVKNGYRGKFIMISQVKDSDMIGEAYKQGVLFFIHKPINEIEVKTVLENIIKTIDMDRSMEIIRTTLINTTSPKEKESKDDLKKIFSDLGIISEFGINDLKKVILSIMILKEKNHSKSYQLKDIFQEVIKNYKINDGVDINFKSFEQRIRRLVYKAFENMCHVGAADFYNPVFSKYSNILFDIGEIRKVINNFDENEGKKGKINVKKFIEGIVLKVL, encoded by the coding sequence ATGAAGAATAAAATTATTATAATTGATGATGATATATCTATTAGAATGATGCTTCGTTTTATAATAGAAAAGAATTCATTAGGAGAGGTTATTGAAGAACTATCTTCGGGAGACAATGCATCAGAATTGATAAAGATCTACAATCCTGATATAGTCTTGATAGACTTTCTCCTTCCTGAAAAAGATGGAGTGAAAATTATAAAAGAGTGTGTCAAAAATGGATATAGAGGAAAATTTATCATGATCTCTCAAGTGAAAGATTCAGATATGATAGGTGAAGCCTATAAACAAGGGGTTCTTTTTTTTATCCATAAACCCATCAATGAAATAGAGGTAAAAACAGTTTTAGAAAATATAATAAAAACTATAGATATGGATCGATCAATGGAAATTATAAGAACTACCTTAATAAATACTACTTCTCCTAAAGAAAAAGAAAGTAAGGATGATCTAAAAAAAATATTTTCTGACCTTGGAATAATATCAGAATTTGGAATAAATGATTTGAAAAAAGTAATTCTCTCTATAATGATTCTTAAAGAAAAAAATCATTCTAAATCTTATCAATTAAAGGATATATTTCAAGAGGTGATCAAAAACTATAAAATTAATGATGGAGTTGATATTAATTTTAAAAGCTTTGAGCAGAGGATAAGAAGATTGGTATATAAAGCATTTGAAAATATGTGTCATGTGGGAGCAGCAGATTTTTATAACCCTGTTTTTTCTAAATATTCAAATATACTTTTTGATATAGGTGAAATTAGAAAGGTTATAAATAATTTTGATGAAAATGAGGGGAAAAAAGGGAAAATAAATGTAAAAAAATTTATAGAGGGAATAGTATTAAAAGTCTTATAA
- a CDS encoding GGDEF domain-containing protein has translation MNLIEFIKEQNQPLEELVDLLPIPIFYKDRKGVYLGCNKAFEEFIKLPRKKLVGKTVHELFPKGKADIYFQKDEELFNSPGIQVYDGQVASRENDLYNVRFHKATFKNDSGEITGLIGAVFDITKEVMQEKHLEKLASYDELTGIYNRRKGMLLLGNLIDQSKYGKLPFSVIMMDIDHFKKINDTYGHSYGDEILKVISQILKKNLRDQDIVFRHGGDEFIYFLPKLSREEAFLVSERIKMSILKRFENHEKKICRDLSASFGIALFPHDGSNVDQLINRADDAMYRVKTSGRNGIGFVDTV, from the coding sequence ATGAACTTAATAGAATTTATTAAAGAGCAGAATCAACCATTAGAAGAGTTAGTGGATCTACTCCCTATTCCTATCTTCTATAAAGATAGAAAGGGTGTATATCTAGGGTGCAATAAAGCATTTGAAGAGTTTATAAAACTTCCAAGGAAGAAGTTGGTAGGAAAGACTGTGCATGAATTATTCCCTAAGGGAAAAGCAGATATTTATTTTCAAAAAGATGAAGAGTTATTTAATAGTCCGGGCATTCAAGTTTATGACGGACAGGTAGCATCCCGTGAAAATGATTTATATAATGTTCGTTTTCATAAAGCTACCTTTAAAAATGACAGTGGGGAAATTACCGGCCTTATTGGAGCAGTATTTGATATTACCAAAGAGGTAATGCAGGAAAAACATCTGGAGAAACTTGCTTCCTATGATGAACTTACAGGGATCTATAACAGGCGTAAGGGAATGCTTCTCTTGGGAAACCTGATTGATCAGAGTAAATATGGTAAGTTGCCGTTTTCAGTTATTATGATGGATATAGATCATTTTAAAAAAATAAATGATACCTATGGCCATAGTTATGGGGATGAAATTCTTAAGGTGATTTCACAGATACTAAAAAAAAATTTGAGAGATCAGGATATAGTTTTCAGACATGGTGGAGATGAGTTCATATATTTTCTGCCTAAACTGAGTAGAGAAGAAGCTTTTTTAGTATCAGAAAGGATAAAGATGAGTATACTGAAGAGGTTTGAAAACCATGAGAAAAAAATATGCAGAGATCTCAGTGCAAGTTTTGGAATTGCACTTTTCCCTCATGATGGGAGTAATGTTGATCAGTTGATTAATAGAGCAGATGATGCCATGTATAGAGTTAAAACAAGTGGACGTAACGGGATAGGATTTGTAGATACAGTATAA
- a CDS encoding M14 family metallopeptidase, translated as MHSNFFWIIITMIFFFCTSYTNDKQKTNKVIKYFSNDYTKARKKFIDTSLMAGASIKSLKNPNKGPNNEALYTDIALFGSKDAKNVLVLISGTHGVEGFAGSGIQTGLLQEGITSKLTHDTSILMIHALNPYGFAHIRRFDEDNVDPNRNFIDHSESLPKNTGYEYLSDSIAPNSISFFSNIKSFFKLLWYGVKNGQTKLKFAISGGQYSDPKGLFYGGRSKTWMNQTMGYISEKYLVQAERVVVLDIHTGLGHYGEYEIILNEKEETAAYKRAKKWWGDKVKTTFSNESVSIHLPGSFKLALPRMFPNAEVTAVSLEFGTISSMRVFWALRSENWLYHHGGRNHLKAEKIKSKLLRAFYPDDPKWKFKVWIQGQKIVEQTLMHIQ; from the coding sequence ATGCATAGTAATTTTTTTTGGATAATCATAACGATGATATTTTTCTTCTGTACAAGTTATACAAATGATAAACAGAAAACTAATAAAGTAATAAAATATTTTTCCAACGACTATACAAAAGCCCGAAAAAAATTCATAGACACATCCCTTATGGCAGGTGCCAGTATTAAGAGTTTAAAGAATCCAAATAAAGGACCTAATAATGAAGCTCTTTACACAGATATCGCCTTGTTCGGATCTAAGGATGCTAAAAATGTTCTCGTCTTGATATCAGGAACCCACGGGGTAGAAGGATTTGCAGGTTCCGGTATTCAGACTGGACTTTTACAGGAAGGGATTACTTCTAAATTAACCCATGATACAAGTATTCTTATGATTCATGCACTAAATCCTTATGGATTTGCACATATCCGAAGATTTGATGAAGACAATGTTGACCCGAATCGTAATTTTATCGATCATTCAGAATCACTCCCTAAAAATACAGGGTATGAATACCTTTCGGATTCGATTGCACCTAATTCTATTTCTTTTTTCTCTAATATAAAATCATTTTTCAAACTTTTATGGTATGGTGTAAAAAATGGCCAAACTAAATTGAAGTTTGCTATAAGTGGCGGTCAATATTCAGACCCTAAAGGTCTTTTTTATGGAGGTCGGTCCAAAACCTGGATGAACCAAACAATGGGATATATATCAGAGAAATATCTTGTACAGGCTGAACGTGTGGTAGTTCTAGATATCCATACCGGCCTGGGTCACTATGGAGAATATGAAATCATATTAAATGAAAAAGAGGAAACAGCAGCCTATAAACGTGCTAAAAAGTGGTGGGGAGACAAAGTAAAAACCACTTTTTCCAATGAATCTGTTTCTATCCACCTGCCCGGTTCTTTTAAACTTGCCCTTCCCCGTATGTTCCCAAATGCTGAAGTTACTGCTGTGAGTTTAGAATTTGGAACAATATCTTCTATGCGAGTATTTTGGGCTCTCCGGTCGGAAAATTGGCTATATCATCATGGCGGTAGAAATCATCTAAAAGCTGAAAAAATAAAGTCCAAACTATTAAGGGCTTTTTACCCAGATGATCCCAAATGGAAATTCAAAGTCTGGATTCAGGGACAGAAAATCGTAGAACAGACTCTAATGCACATACAATAA
- a CDS encoding radical SAM protein, with protein MIKVLFYIKWAIDRVILKKRIPLNSSIILTDKCNLHCKHCIVANLGYPNYHFDSVKDDLKKLYNLGSRILIISGGEPFIWKDEIYDVEDVVSYAKKLGFFRVFICTNGTFELKSKADYLWVSMDGNEIEHNKLRGEVFSKVYRNILDSNHKNIYINFVISKINYKNFEESIKKILSIKKIKGILVHTFTPYVGLDRSLMLNFEEKQDVILRLLRLKKKHPFRILNTFDGLRALKSDKWERPVWGSVVMNQGQITNCCCREGIFDKYTCKNCGISISVEIYVLQRMKPLAILEYLRFL; from the coding sequence ATGATAAAAGTACTATTTTATATAAAATGGGCTATAGACAGGGTAATATTAAAAAAAAGAATACCTCTGAACAGTTCTATAATTTTAACTGACAAATGTAACTTACATTGTAAACACTGCATTGTTGCAAACCTTGGGTACCCGAACTATCATTTTGACTCGGTTAAAGATGATTTAAAGAAACTTTATAACCTCGGATCTAGAATATTAATTATAAGCGGAGGAGAACCATTTATATGGAAAGATGAGATCTATGATGTTGAGGATGTAGTTTCTTACGCTAAAAAACTTGGATTTTTTAGAGTCTTCATATGTACTAATGGAACTTTTGAGTTAAAATCAAAAGCTGACTATCTCTGGGTAAGTATGGATGGAAATGAAATAGAACACAATAAACTGAGGGGAGAGGTGTTTTCAAAAGTATATAGAAACATTTTGGATAGCAATCATAAAAATATCTATATAAATTTTGTGATAAGTAAAATAAATTATAAAAACTTTGAAGAATCCATAAAGAAAATATTGAGCATAAAGAAAATAAAAGGAATACTAGTACATACATTCACTCCTTATGTCGGATTAGACAGAAGTCTTATGCTTAATTTTGAAGAAAAACAAGATGTAATCTTAAGGTTGTTAAGATTAAAAAAGAAACATCCTTTTAGAATTTTAAATACTTTTGATGGCTTGAGGGCACTAAAAAGTGATAAATGGGAGAGACCAGTATGGGGAAGTGTTGTTATGAATCAGGGACAAATTACCAATTGCTGCTGCAGAGAGGGAATATTTGATAAGTATACATGTAAAAATTGTGGGATTTCCATTAGTGTGGAAATTTATGTGTTGCAGAGGATGAAACCCTTAGCAATATTAGAGTATTTAAGGTTCTTATAG